From the genome of Sulfurovum sp. NBC37-1, one region includes:
- a CDS encoding fumarate reductase iron-sulfur subunit, protein MPENENYREIEITVFRYNPQDKDSKPEYQTYTLTETPGMTLYIALIQIWSKMDHDLSFDFVCRAGICGSCSMVVNGKPRLACKTRTNEFEDGKITLLPLPVFKHIKDLSVDTGNWMNDMSVKVESWIHTQEETDLSRIEKPVDPEVADEVFELDRCIECGICLASCSTKVMREDFLGAVGLNRTARFLLDPHDQRTDADFYELVGDENGVFGCMSLMGCEDHCPKNLPLQTKIAYMRRKMVKVK, encoded by the coding sequence ATGCCTGAGAATGAAAATTACAGAGAGATAGAGATCACCGTTTTCCGGTATAATCCTCAGGACAAGGATTCCAAACCGGAGTACCAGACCTATACGCTGACCGAAACACCGGGTATGACGCTCTATATCGCCCTGATACAGATATGGTCGAAGATGGACCATGACCTCAGTTTTGACTTTGTCTGTCGCGCGGGGATCTGCGGAAGCTGCTCCATGGTGGTCAACGGAAAGCCCAGGCTGGCATGCAAGACACGTACAAATGAATTCGAGGATGGAAAGATTACCCTGCTGCCTCTGCCGGTCTTCAAGCATATTAAAGATCTCTCGGTCGATACGGGTAACTGGATGAACGATATGAGCGTGAAGGTGGAAAGCTGGATCCATACGCAGGAAGAGACGGACCTTTCACGCATCGAGAAGCCGGTCGATCCCGAAGTGGCTGATGAGGTCTTCGAACTTGACCGCTGCATCGAGTGCGGTATCTGCCTGGCGAGCTGTTCGACGAAAGTGATGCGTGAGGACTTCCTCGGTGCAGTAGGCCTGAACCGTACGGCACGTTTTCTGCTCGACCCGCATGACCAGCGAACCGATGCGGACTTCTATGAACTGGTGGGGGACGAGAATGGCGTGTTCGGCTGTATGAGCCTCATGGGCTGTGAAGACCACTGTCCGAAAAACCTTCCTCTCCAGACCAAGATCGCCTACATGCGTCGTAAAATGGTCAAGGTCAAGTAA
- a CDS encoding diacylglycerol kinase yields MIKNKFHKSLKDGYHPVRKLKVILSGLRFAMADTAVSYKIILSVFVIVPSLFLHQWIDTSVIILATAMMVSAELFNTAIEALCDYMQSEFDPKIKIIKDVSAAATTIMIVAWLIVLAVEAYELFFRISL; encoded by the coding sequence ATGATAAAAAACAAGTTCCATAAAAGCCTGAAAGACGGCTACCACCCTGTACGGAAACTCAAAGTGATCCTCTCCGGACTACGTTTTGCCATGGCGGATACAGCGGTAAGCTATAAGATCATTCTCTCTGTTTTTGTGATCGTTCCGAGCCTTTTTCTGCACCAGTGGATAGATACTTCCGTCATCATTTTGGCCACGGCCATGATGGTTTCAGCCGAACTTTTCAACACGGCCATTGAAGCGCTCTGCGACTATATGCAAAGTGAATTCGACCCGAAAATAAAGATCATCAAAGATGTTTCCGCGGCCGCTACGACCATTATGATCGTCGCCTGGCTCATCGTCCTTGCCGTGGAAGCCTACGAGCTTTTTTTCAGAATATCGCTCTAA
- a CDS encoding endonuclease MutS2 produces MQQTNEKTIIQKLDLDGYIQQFKQFFAREKNVAMMGDINQHFRYIKALSNVQFPAPAPVPNLDRELNLLRKQAVLSLDEIYAFVTMISYFNTLKNVAFPEPVVSWIQGIEIHEEILEILGYFTEEGDINPERDPELYKLERAIKQNKIDIKETLYKLAHSSRLRDYLVDTQVHFNGGEETLLVRGGFNNAIKATVVARSSAGFFYILPQGISHLKEKESALLSNREELIYRYCKSISATFFKWERFLAYINKEYDRVDHYQARVMFARAKEYEFILPGKQKRIKLQDFAHPAIEDPVPVTIDLSKQIMLITGVNAGGKTMLLKSMLSAVYMSKYLLPFKCDASKTEVGHYKSIEAVIDDPQSVKNDISTFAGRMQEFAKLFTKEDAIVGVDEIELGTDSDEAASLFRVMLDELRKKGITFIVTTHHKRLASLMASDDEVELIAALYDEERRVPTYTFLQGSIGKSYAFETAQRYGVPVGIVNRAKKVYGEDKENLNELIERSTSLEREMRMKIAKVDEELNAVEKQKQRLEEEEEKLKEAHRKAIATLENRYNAATKKAREALKAKESTEGRRLLNIAHQRKDFKQKEIRKVQEEPLKEGDKVKYRSHKGELLSIRGKDATIIVDGLKMRVPLSQLKRRGDTSQIKMPQKPKEAKVNVEKSGASVSVKLIGMYGDEAIDTVDKFLSDALVNGLSEVQIIHGTGGGVLSKLVTDYLKRHPKIQKFYRMPGNLGITVVEL; encoded by the coding sequence ATGCAGCAGACAAACGAAAAGACCATTATACAGAAACTGGATCTTGACGGATATATCCAACAGTTCAAACAGTTTTTCGCACGTGAAAAAAACGTGGCGATGATGGGAGATATCAATCAACATTTCCGTTATATCAAAGCGCTTTCCAATGTACAGTTCCCTGCACCCGCGCCTGTGCCTAACCTTGACAGGGAACTGAACCTTCTGAGGAAGCAGGCTGTACTTTCCCTCGATGAAATTTATGCATTCGTTACGATGATCTCCTATTTCAATACCCTGAAGAACGTCGCATTCCCCGAACCCGTTGTTTCATGGATACAGGGGATAGAGATCCATGAAGAGATTCTTGAGATATTGGGTTATTTTACGGAGGAGGGAGACATCAACCCCGAGCGTGACCCTGAACTTTATAAACTTGAACGGGCTATCAAGCAGAACAAGATTGACATCAAGGAGACACTCTACAAGTTGGCGCATTCCAGCAGGCTCAGAGACTATCTGGTCGATACACAGGTGCATTTCAACGGCGGGGAGGAGACATTGCTGGTACGCGGCGGTTTCAACAATGCCATCAAAGCGACGGTGGTGGCGCGGAGTTCGGCCGGTTTCTTTTACATACTCCCCCAGGGTATCTCCCATCTCAAAGAGAAAGAGTCGGCATTGCTGAGCAATAGAGAGGAGCTTATCTACCGTTACTGCAAATCGATCTCAGCCACTTTCTTTAAATGGGAGCGTTTTTTGGCCTACATCAACAAAGAGTATGACAGGGTTGACCACTACCAGGCACGCGTAATGTTCGCCAGGGCCAAAGAGTACGAGTTCATACTGCCCGGCAAACAGAAGCGTATCAAACTTCAGGATTTTGCACACCCTGCCATAGAAGATCCCGTACCCGTTACCATCGACCTCTCCAAACAGATCATGCTGATCACCGGAGTGAATGCCGGGGGTAAAACGATGCTGCTCAAATCGATGCTTTCAGCGGTCTATATGAGCAAATATCTGCTGCCTTTCAAGTGTGATGCCTCCAAAACGGAAGTGGGGCACTATAAAAGTATCGAAGCGGTCATCGACGATCCGCAGTCGGTCAAGAACGACATTTCCACCTTTGCAGGGCGTATGCAGGAGTTCGCCAAACTCTTTACCAAAGAAGATGCCATCGTGGGTGTAGATGAGATAGAACTGGGAACCGATTCCGACGAGGCAGCAAGCCTTTTTCGTGTCATGCTCGATGAACTTCGTAAAAAAGGTATTACTTTCATCGTCACCACACACCATAAACGTTTGGCTTCCCTGATGGCAAGTGATGATGAGGTCGAACTCATCGCGGCACTCTATGACGAAGAGCGCAGGGTGCCGACCTATACTTTTCTGCAGGGAAGCATCGGGAAAAGTTATGCCTTTGAGACGGCACAGCGTTATGGTGTACCTGTGGGTATTGTGAACAGGGCAAAAAAAGTCTATGGTGAGGACAAAGAGAACCTCAATGAGCTCATAGAACGTTCCACGTCGCTTGAACGGGAAATGCGTATGAAGATTGCAAAGGTGGACGAAGAGCTTAACGCAGTAGAAAAGCAGAAACAACGGCTGGAAGAGGAAGAAGAAAAACTGAAAGAGGCGCACAGAAAAGCGATCGCTACGCTGGAGAACCGCTACAATGCTGCCACCAAGAAAGCGCGTGAGGCACTCAAGGCCAAAGAGTCCACCGAGGGGCGAAGGCTGCTGAACATTGCCCATCAGCGCAAGGATTTCAAACAGAAAGAGATCAGGAAAGTGCAGGAGGAACCGCTCAAAGAGGGAGACAAGGTCAAGTACCGTTCCCACAAAGGCGAACTGCTCTCCATACGGGGGAAAGATGCCACGATCATCGTGGATGGACTGAAGATGCGTGTACCGCTTTCCCAGCTTAAAAGAAGAGGAGATACATCTCAGATAAAAATGCCGCAGAAACCCAAGGAGGCAAAGGTGAATGTGGAGAAAAGTGGTGCTTCGGTTTCTGTCAAACTTATCGGGATGTACGGCGATGAAGCCATCGATACTGTGGACAAATTTCTTTCCGATGCACTGGTAAACGGTTTGTCCGAAGTACAGATCATCCACGGTACGGGCGGAGGTGTTCTCTCCAAACTGGTCACGGACTATCTCAAACGACACCCGAAGATCCAGAAATTCTACCGAATGCCGGGCAATCTGGGGATCACGGTAGTCGAGTTGTAG
- a CDS encoding tyrosine-type recombinase/integrase has translation MSDLLVAFEEYISVTKALDALTISSYLGDLRQLEEAVQKPLTKLDTTDVLKFLSTFENKRTLNRKLSSINTFFHFCHLQNFTHEKIRIPMAKVPKNLPKYLSPEEIMEGISLIDRSSTIGLRDYALILFLYASGCRISEALNAQRSDILEGWLKIRFAKGEKERVVPLAPIAIEAVEAYLQAQDMSSSYLWLNYRAEQLSRISAYKIVKKYLGVSPHVLRHSFASSLIIGGADLRVVQELLGHSSLETTQIYTHIQKQNLQDTMIHYHPLS, from the coding sequence ATGAGTGATCTGCTTGTTGCATTCGAAGAGTATATCAGTGTCACCAAGGCACTGGACGCCCTAACCATCTCCTCTTACCTTGGTGACCTCAGACAGCTTGAGGAAGCGGTACAGAAACCGCTTACCAAGCTCGATACGACGGATGTACTGAAATTCCTTTCCACTTTTGAGAACAAACGCACGCTCAACAGAAAACTCTCATCCATCAATACCTTTTTTCATTTTTGCCACCTGCAGAACTTCACCCATGAGAAGATCAGGATCCCTATGGCAAAAGTACCGAAGAACCTTCCGAAATACCTCTCTCCCGAAGAGATTATGGAGGGGATATCACTCATAGACAGAAGCAGTACCATAGGACTGCGTGATTATGCGCTGATACTCTTTCTGTATGCCAGCGGCTGCCGTATCTCTGAAGCGCTGAATGCACAGCGAAGCGATATTCTGGAAGGATGGTTGAAGATCCGTTTTGCCAAAGGGGAGAAGGAGCGTGTCGTGCCGCTTGCTCCTATTGCCATAGAAGCAGTTGAAGCCTATCTTCAGGCACAGGATATGAGCAGTTCCTATCTCTGGCTCAATTACAGAGCTGAACAGCTAAGCCGTATTTCCGCCTACAAGATCGTCAAGAAGTACCTTGGGGTCTCCCCGCATGTGCTGCGCCACTCTTTTGCCTCATCCCTTATCATCGGTGGAGCAGACCTGCGTGTGGTGCAGGAACTGCTCGGGCACAGTTCGCTTGAGACGACACAGATTTATACGCATATACAGAAACAGAACTTGCAGGATACGATGATACATTACCATCCGTTGAGTTAA
- a CDS encoding type III pantothenate kinase → MLLADIGNTHFHIYDGTHVVHLFYEDTIRKYADVPLKYISVNNDIKQKIGHIENWENVSGVISLPNEYETMGVDRKALCLSHDNGMFIDAGSAITVDVMERGIYKGGYILPGIKAMLESYRQISPALDVSLDEHIDLTKLPLTTKEQISYGIIASIKALIEKHKDKKRLYFTGGDGQMLAGFFRDAVYDEALVFKGMQYVLQASEK, encoded by the coding sequence ATGTTGTTAGCCGATATAGGGAATACCCATTTTCATATCTATGACGGTACTCATGTGGTGCATCTTTTTTATGAGGATACAATCAGAAAATATGCCGATGTTCCGTTGAAATATATTTCAGTAAACAATGATATCAAACAAAAGATCGGCCATATAGAAAATTGGGAGAATGTATCCGGGGTGATATCCCTGCCCAACGAATACGAAACGATGGGGGTGGACAGAAAAGCCCTCTGCCTAAGTCATGACAATGGTATGTTCATCGATGCAGGCTCAGCGATTACGGTGGATGTGATGGAAAGAGGTATCTATAAGGGAGGGTATATCTTACCGGGCATCAAAGCAATGCTGGAAAGCTATAGGCAAATCTCTCCGGCTTTGGATGTTTCCCTGGATGAACACATTGATCTTACCAAGCTTCCTCTTACAACAAAAGAGCAGATAAGCTATGGTATAATCGCGTCTATCAAAGCACTCATAGAAAAGCATAAAGACAAAAAAAGACTCTACTTCACCGGTGGAGATGGCCAAATGCTTGCCGGATTCTTTAGAGATGCGGTCTATGATGAAGCACTTGTTTTTAAAGGCATGCAGTATGTATTGCAGGCAAGTGAAAAATGA
- the hisG gene encoding ATP phosphoribosyltransferase: MLTVALPKGRIAEQTLEIFAEIFGGEFKFEGRELIMEKEGFKFLNVRNQDVPTYVEHGAADIGVVGLDVITEKELDIIQLLDMQLGKCKVAIGIKNEDELDWNRPNIKVATKMVNIAKNYFAQKAVGVEVVKLYGSIELAPLVGLADAIVDIVETGNTMRENGLKVAEDIMDSSAHLIANKNSFYGKKEEILSLYEKIKAVVESRG; encoded by the coding sequence ATGTTAACAGTTGCACTTCCAAAAGGAAGAATTGCAGAGCAGACTTTGGAGATCTTTGCAGAGATCTTTGGCGGAGAATTCAAGTTCGAAGGGCGAGAGCTCATTATGGAAAAAGAGGGCTTCAAATTCCTCAATGTACGTAATCAGGATGTACCGACCTATGTGGAACATGGTGCGGCAGACATAGGTGTGGTCGGTCTTGATGTCATTACCGAAAAAGAGCTCGACATTATCCAGCTTCTCGATATGCAGCTGGGTAAATGCAAAGTGGCCATCGGTATCAAAAATGAAGATGAGCTTGACTGGAACCGTCCGAATATCAAAGTAGCTACAAAAATGGTCAACATAGCCAAAAACTATTTTGCACAGAAAGCGGTCGGTGTAGAAGTGGTGAAACTTTATGGTTCCATCGAACTTGCTCCTCTTGTCGGTCTGGCAGATGCTATCGTGGATATTGTCGAGACGGGCAATACGATGAGAGAGAACGGACTGAAGGTCGCCGAGGATATTATGGATTCCTCCGCACATCTCATTGCCAATAAGAACAGTTTTTACGGTAAAAAAGAGGAGATACTCTCTCTTTATGAAAAGATCAAAGCCGTTGTAGAAAGTCGTGGATAA
- a CDS encoding class I SAM-dependent DNA methyltransferase, whose amino-acid sequence MDNNSSDSLDLYAKVEDLLGVKEAAPSLYAYYLLFLNAVEFDSLLDVGCGSGDFLRQMQDALQIHKVKGIDLSPLMVAQTQEQGCDAECIDLCDLNGTYDVITAVFDMLNYLTKTQMEQFLSCVREHLNEGGYFLCDINTLYGFENVAVGSYIVDDDERFLTVDSDFEKSEYISEFTLFEKEGDCFNKSQETIRQYYHTVDKIVELSGLELVSCDGVTLYDMDSADKSFLVFQKVREKWGGVQRMHPE is encoded by the coding sequence GTGGATAATAATTCATCAGACTCCCTTGACCTCTACGCCAAAGTAGAGGACCTTCTCGGTGTCAAGGAGGCCGCTCCGAGCCTCTACGCATACTATCTCCTTTTTCTTAATGCTGTTGAATTCGATTCACTGCTTGATGTAGGCTGCGGCTCGGGGGATTTCCTTCGCCAGATGCAGGATGCCCTGCAGATCCACAAAGTCAAAGGCATAGACCTCAGTCCTCTTATGGTGGCACAGACACAAGAACAGGGCTGTGATGCAGAGTGCATCGACCTGTGTGACCTGAACGGTACTTACGATGTGATCACGGCTGTTTTTGATATGCTGAACTATCTCACCAAAACACAGATGGAGCAGTTTCTATCCTGCGTCAGAGAGCATCTTAATGAAGGCGGGTATTTTCTCTGTGATATCAACACGCTGTACGGCTTTGAGAATGTAGCGGTAGGTTCCTACATTGTCGATGATGATGAGAGGTTTTTGACGGTGGACAGTGATTTTGAAAAGAGTGAGTATATTTCGGAATTCACACTGTTTGAAAAAGAGGGAGATTGCTTTAACAAGTCTCAGGAAACGATCCGGCAGTATTATCATACGGTGGATAAGATAGTTGAATTAAGTGGTTTGGAATTGGTGAGTTGTGATGGTGTGACTCTATATGATATGGATAGTGCGGATAAATCGTTTCTTGTCTTCCAAAAAGTTAGGGAAAAATGGGGAGGAGTTCAAAGGATGCATCCGGAATGA
- the rpsR gene encoding 30S ribosomal protein S18 — protein MAERRKFKKRFCKYCEQKVDFIDYKDLNSLKFSLSERFKIMPRRLTGNCKRHQEMVTVAIKRARQTALIPYIVDRKNVVENPFELIK, from the coding sequence ATGGCAGAAAGAAGAAAATTTAAAAAGAGATTTTGTAAATATTGTGAGCAGAAAGTTGATTTTATCGACTATAAAGATCTGAATTCACTCAAGTTCAGCTTGAGCGAAAGATTCAAGATCATGCCAAGAAGATTGACAGGTAACTGTAAACGTCACCAGGAAATGGTAACAGTAGCAATCAAAAGAGCAAGACAGACAGCACTTATTCCGTATATCGTAGATAGAAAGAATGTTGTTGAAAACCCATTTGAACTGATCAAATAG
- a CDS encoding single-stranded DNA-binding protein, whose protein sequence is MYNKIILAGNLTRDVEIRYTQGGSAIGSTAIATSRKFKSQTGEQKEEVLFVDLTFFGRTAEIANQYLRKGSKVLVDGRLKLDQWTAQDGTKRSKHSVTVENLQMLDTKRESEQMAAQGGYNAPQQQDTYSQPASSQNAAPQQPQQQQAPAQNIPEIDINEDEIPF, encoded by the coding sequence ATGTACAACAAGATAATTTTAGCAGGAAACCTTACCAGAGATGTAGAGATACGATATACACAGGGTGGCTCGGCCATCGGAAGTACGGCAATCGCCACTTCACGTAAATTCAAGTCTCAGACAGGCGAACAGAAAGAGGAAGTACTTTTTGTCGACTTGACATTTTTCGGTAGAACTGCTGAAATTGCCAACCAGTACTTACGTAAGGGAAGCAAAGTTTTAGTGGATGGCAGGTTAAAGCTTGACCAGTGGACAGCACAGGACGGCACAAAGAGAAGCAAGCATTCAGTCACTGTAGAGAACCTGCAGATGCTCGATACAAAGAGAGAGAGTGAGCAGATGGCTGCGCAGGGCGGATACAACGCACCCCAGCAGCAGGACACTTACTCCCAGCCGGCGTCTTCTCAGAATGCAGCCCCTCAGCAGCCACAGCAACAGCAGGCACCTGCACAGAACATCCCGGAAATAGACATCAACGAAGATGAAATACCGTTTTAG
- the rpsF gene encoding 30S ribosomal protein S6 yields MNCYETLFVVKPTLTEEETAAEIAKIKDVLAKVDAELLATDDMGMRKLAYPVQKNDRGYYTVLFYKANGEAIAEIERNLKINEEVIKFLTVKYVKNKEIAQFDKLVAAANKSKDAEPAEPKAETTEA; encoded by the coding sequence ATGAATTGTTATGAAACACTGTTTGTAGTTAAACCTACATTGACAGAAGAAGAGACAGCAGCTGAGATCGCGAAGATCAAAGACGTTCTTGCCAAAGTAGACGCAGAACTTCTTGCTACTGATGACATGGGTATGAGAAAACTTGCGTATCCTGTACAGAAAAACGACAGAGGGTACTACACTGTGCTTTTCTACAAAGCAAACGGCGAAGCGATCGCAGAGATCGAAAGAAACCTCAAGATCAACGAAGAGGTCATTAAGTTTTTAACTGTAAAATATGTGAAAAACAAAGAGATCGCACAGTTTGACAAGCTTGTTGCAGCAGCGAACAAAAGCAAAGACGCTGAACCGGCTGAGCCAAAAGCAGAAACAACTGAGGCGTAA
- a CDS encoding EAL domain-containing protein, protein MQLNSFLRCGYTFTPDEYELETRYVFTTAALAIISVFLMIMTLMYYILGDYTNTMAHGTGVLLTLISLYLARKVGKNNYAKLVYVMTVFFLLLTMYAYYLSPTMDPVSAWIIIQILASFLVLNIRLGILITIVFSTYVVMMNSILGYNSLEFILLKISPVIIAVGLVAMIEKKFLRTIFLLEESNKNLEERVKARTKDIEEEKRKLDYQAHYDFLTDIPNRNKFYSEIQQWIQKDTAHTLQFALMFIDLDRFKRVNDSLGHDVGDNVLKVISRRIQKNIPKKAFFSRISGDEFTILFPHGEDKHEVKAMAKRLIAVIEEPITLQNHTFYLSASIGISCYPQNSIYYADLIKYADTTMFEAKKVGRGTYKFYDKEMTHHINEVVLMDSDIHAAFASDTFLLYYQPQIDTRTNAIVGLEALVRWDHPTLGFIYPDAFIPYAEETGVIIALDYFILQKGMKQIVTWKEQGLKIPRISFNFSTKHLQQKGFVEFIETLLAETRCKGQWIELEITESHIMENIDEAIRVLQALKDLGITIAIDDFGTGYSSLTYLKRLPADKLKIDKSFIEQIPNNSVEMTITNAIIHIGNSLGLQVIAEGVETSLQEIYLTKQGCHYIQGYLHYEAISKEDIESLLKEK, encoded by the coding sequence ATGCAGTTGAATAGCTTTCTACGTTGTGGTTATACCTTTACTCCGGATGAATATGAGTTAGAAACACGGTATGTTTTCACCACTGCAGCACTAGCTATAATTAGTGTTTTCCTTATGATAATGACACTGATGTATTATATACTTGGTGATTATACTAATACCATGGCACATGGTACAGGCGTCTTGTTGACACTTATTTCTCTTTATCTTGCAAGAAAAGTAGGTAAAAACAATTACGCAAAACTTGTCTACGTGATGACAGTTTTCTTTTTACTCCTCACTATGTATGCTTACTATCTTTCCCCTACTATGGACCCTGTCTCTGCATGGATAATTATCCAAATTTTAGCATCCTTTTTAGTACTCAATATAAGGCTGGGTATACTCATCACCATTGTTTTTTCTACCTACGTAGTAATGATGAATTCTATCTTAGGGTATAACTCTCTAGAATTTATTCTTTTAAAAATAAGTCCTGTGATTATTGCTGTTGGACTTGTGGCGATGATTGAGAAAAAATTTCTTAGAACTATATTTCTATTGGAAGAATCAAATAAAAACCTGGAAGAAAGAGTCAAAGCAAGAACAAAAGATATCGAAGAGGAAAAAAGAAAACTTGACTATCAAGCGCATTATGATTTTTTAACCGATATACCCAATAGAAATAAATTTTATTCAGAAATACAGCAGTGGATTCAAAAGGATACGGCACATACGTTACAGTTTGCTCTCATGTTTATAGATTTAGATAGATTTAAAAGAGTGAATGACTCTTTAGGACATGATGTAGGCGATAATGTGCTAAAGGTAATTAGCAGAAGGATACAGAAAAATATCCCTAAAAAAGCCTTTTTTTCACGTATCAGTGGTGATGAATTTACGATTCTCTTCCCTCACGGAGAAGATAAGCATGAAGTAAAAGCGATGGCAAAAAGACTTATTGCTGTGATAGAAGAACCTATTACTCTTCAAAATCATACGTTCTATCTCTCTGCGAGTATAGGTATCAGCTGCTATCCTCAAAATAGTATATATTATGCAGACCTTATAAAATATGCAGACACCACAATGTTTGAAGCAAAAAAAGTAGGTAGGGGTACCTATAAGTTTTATGATAAGGAGATGACGCATCATATTAATGAGGTAGTGTTGATGGATTCAGATATACATGCTGCGTTTGCATCGGATACATTCCTTCTTTATTACCAACCTCAAATAGATACGCGTACCAATGCGATTGTTGGACTTGAAGCTTTGGTACGGTGGGATCACCCTACCTTAGGGTTTATTTATCCTGATGCCTTTATCCCTTATGCAGAAGAGACGGGTGTGATTATTGCCTTAGATTATTTTATCTTACAAAAAGGTATGAAACAGATAGTTACATGGAAAGAGCAAGGTTTAAAAATCCCTCGTATCTCTTTTAATTTTTCAACAAAACATTTACAACAAAAAGGGTTTGTTGAGTTCATAGAGACTCTTTTGGCTGAGACAAGATGTAAAGGACAGTGGATAGAACTGGAGATAACGGAGAGTCATATTATGGAAAATATTGATGAGGCTATCAGGGTATTGCAAGCCCTAAAAGACTTGGGCATTACCATTGCTATCGATGATTTTGGTACAGGGTACTCTTCTCTTACTTATTTAAAACGTTTGCCTGCAGATAAACTTAAAATAGACAAATCCTTTATAGAACAAATACCTAACAATTCTGTGGAAATGACAATAACCAATGCAATTATTCATATTGGTAACAGTCTTGGGCTACAGGTCATTGCTGAAGGTGTAGAAACGTCTTTGCAGGAGATTTATTTGACTAAGCAAGGTTGCCATTATATTCAAGGTTATCTTCATTATGAAGCCATATCTAAAGAGGATATTGAGAGCCTACTGAAAGAAAAATAA
- the holA gene encoding DNA polymerase III subunit delta, which translates to MYQREFDQRLNQGLPKAVLVFGENEYMMDHYVELYRTKLDAKESALNLYYDEWNFEQAKNFLSQTSLFGGTNLVVVKHDKKIPKKELDALVALANRNSDNYFLYLYDGTAKDAKSMQSAFTDKKGGVWVRLFEANIREGVAILQQKAQRIGLDIDHYALQHLMLLLNNNIALCSNELDKLAILRTPVTSKDIDRLVYSTAPLATEQLLIDLFNKKPITATITKLLDLGENENDLLRSTQFFVNQIFLFHAYIKLHGHVDSAAILGYKLPKQIEDQKAQLALRVKSASLLKIFEHLLESEIEMKKAPATQREVLLYSILIKIQGYL; encoded by the coding sequence ATGTACCAAAGAGAATTCGACCAGCGTCTCAACCAGGGACTCCCCAAAGCCGTACTTGTCTTTGGTGAAAATGAGTATATGATGGACCATTATGTCGAACTCTACAGAACCAAGCTCGATGCCAAAGAGAGTGCGCTGAACCTCTATTATGACGAATGGAATTTCGAACAGGCGAAGAACTTCCTTTCGCAGACTTCGCTCTTTGGCGGTACCAACCTGGTCGTGGTCAAACATGACAAGAAGATCCCCAAAAAAGAGCTGGATGCCCTGGTGGCTCTTGCAAACAGGAACAGTGACAACTATTTCCTTTATCTCTATGACGGCACGGCCAAAGATGCCAAAAGCATGCAGTCGGCATTTACCGACAAAAAAGGCGGTGTCTGGGTACGTCTTTTCGAAGCGAACATACGTGAGGGCGTGGCCATACTGCAGCAGAAAGCCCAGCGTATCGGGCTTGACATCGACCACTATGCACTCCAGCACTTGATGCTGCTGCTCAACAACAACATCGCACTCTGCTCCAACGAACTGGACAAGCTTGCCATTCTTCGCACTCCTGTCACCAGCAAGGACATTGACAGACTTGTCTACTCCACTGCACCGCTTGCTACGGAACAACTGCTTATAGACCTTTTCAACAAAAAGCCCATCACGGCCACCATCACCAAACTGCTTGACCTCGGAGAGAACGAGAACGACCTGCTGCGATCGACTCAATTCTTCGTCAACCAGATCTTTCTTTTCCATGCCTACATCAAGCTTCACGGGCATGTAGATTCGGCAGCCATCCTAGGCTACAAACTTCCAAAACAGATAGAAGATCAGAAAGCCCAGCTTGCCCTGCGTGTCAAGTCCGCTTCCCTGCTCAAGATTTTCGAACACCTTTTGGAGAGTGAAATAGAGATGAAAAAAGCCCCTGCGACCCAGAGGGAAGTGCTGCTTTACAGTATACTGATCAAGATACAGGGGTATCTATAA